Genomic window (Lutra lutra chromosome 2, mLutLut1.2, whole genome shotgun sequence):
ccacctgCTAAACACCAATGCACTGGGTAACCCCACTCTACTCACAGACCTGCATCCAGACTCACACCCAAGTCATCTGAAACCTACATGTaatccaacaacaaaaaaaaccattaagACTAAGGGTGAAAAATGAGCTCCTGAATGACAAAAACTAGTGTTAACAGCTTGACATGTCTTATTAGAgatcagtaaaaaacaaaatatgatggCAGTTATTTCTCTAGAGAGGGTATCAAATCACCGGAGACAGGAAAGTCCACCTAACatggaaatgaaatgagattTGTGAACATAAAACCAGGAAGTGCGATTAGATTCTTGATCTAGCACTTAAATATTTCACAGAAACACGTCTTCTAGCTGTTTCTGGAAGCAAAGGGTGCTACTCACACTAGGCATCAGCTCCTGGTTCATCTGACCCTTTTGTGCTTGGACAAAACTAGAAATTGTGGACCCCATAAGCCCAATGCAGCTCTCCCTCCCCACAACAGCTGTGCGTGACCACCAGTCCCTTACTTCAAGGATTAATCCACGCCCTCTAGACAGAAAAGATGATGTTCATGGAATTACTCCAGCTCTGGAAGTTCCAAAATTgcatagaggaagggaggtaTGTAGGGTTAAGACACTTTATCCTAAAGTAAACACTGAATTAAACGCTCCACACTCTTTGTCCCCTCACCCCTTCAGGATATGACACAAAGTATGATTTGTTTGTGATTGTAAAATACCAGGAACAAGGAGAACATTCTTGTGCCTAGTGTGAGATGACAAATGCATTTTAACAGAGTCTACTTATGCAGGCCTAAGCAAAATCATCAAACCAGAAGACATTGATGCGTTAAGCATGACGCCCCTCCCCCGGCCTTTTTCCCCCAATCCGGACAACTAACATGCAAGACGCATGTCCCCAGTAAGTGGCACAGACTCAAGCAAGGCCACTCCCGCCCCCTTTGGGGATTTGGGCGGAAAGAGGACGTCCCCGACTCGCGGGGACACGCGGGAGGCCGGGCAGGCGGGTGGCCGGGCGGGTCCCCCTCCGCCCCGGGGCGGGGCCGCCACGACCTTTCCGACCCCGGTGCGACCTGCGCTGCCGGGAATTTCCCTGGCCCCGGGCTTGCTCACTTCCCCGCGCCGACCGGGGATAAAAGCGGTTCTCCCGACTCCGGGAGCCACAGAGTCCGCTCGGCCAGCGCTCGCTCCCGCTCTGCAGCCGCCGCACCGCCGCCCCGACTCTCCGAGCTGAGCCCCAtggcccgcgccgccgccgccccccgcgcTCTCCGGCTCCTCGGCGccgcgctgctgctgctgctgctgctccccgcCGGCCGCCGCGCCGCAGGTGACACTCGGCGGCCGCAGCCCCCGGGCGggtcggggggcgggggttggggggcgggggacgcCCACCCGCGACCGCGCGCTCACCCCGTGCGTTCTCCCCGCAGGGGCGCCCGTGGCCGCCGAGCTGCGCTGCCAGTGCCTGCAGACCGTGCAGGGGATTCACCTCAAGAATATCCAGAACGTCGTGGTGACGCCCTCGGGCCCCCACTGCGAGCAGACGGAAGTCATGTAAGTGACCCCCCGCGCCGCTGAGCCCCGGCCGCCCCCTGCCCCGCTGCCCCCGCCCGGCCGCCCGGCCGCACCCCCGCCGACGCGGACTCTGCCTTCTCTCCGCAGAGCCACTCTCAAGAATGGGCAGGAGGTTTGTCTCAACCCCGAAGCCCCCCTGGTCAGGAGACTCATCAACAAGATGCTGAACAAGTGAGTTGTGCCCTTTACTCACACGTGGGACGAGACCCATAGGTCACCACTCCTGGCAAGTGCCCCCGGGAGTTTTTATCAAGGGTTTAGCTGAAGGACTGAAAATCAGGGACTCTGCAGTGATTCCCTGCCCTAAGGGTAACCTAGGCTCCACTTTTGATTTTTCCTGTAACCCCAGGGAAAGTACTGAATCTCTTTAAGTCTCaataatgtggaaaaataaaaacagctactTCAAGTGTTTGCTATGAGGTCTAAGTGATGTCCCAAATGGAATTTTTTAGTCCACTGTGACATTacattccagctttttttttttttttttatatttatttacttgacagagagatcacaagtaggcagagaggcaggtggagagtgagagaggaggggaagcaggctccctgctaagcagagaggccgatgcgatGCGGCTCGatctggggaccctgagatcatgacctgagctgaagccagaggcttaacccactgagccacccaggtgccccacattccAGCTTTTTGAAGCTAATAATACAATTGGGATCACAGGGCCCTTATTCCTAATTAGGATCCAGGAGCCTGGCATTTTCTGCCTCGTGGGGCAGTGATGTAGGTGGTGGCTACATGGCAGGGGGTTATGCAGTCAATTTATTGAATCCTATTAATAGCAACAATTTTCTCCTCACAGGGCCAGCACCAACTGAGATAGAGAGAAGGCAGAAGCCTATGGCTCACTGTTGCAGACTTAGTGAAATAGGGCCAGAAGACGAAAACCTCCTGAGACTCCCTGGGCTgtgttttaatgtatttgactATTGCCAAAgagtattattctattttttttaacatatgtatgtatgtatgtatgtatgtatttatttatttatttatttattttctcaaagctAGCATATTAATGTCCTAGCTAATATTTAAAGACATGAATTGGGTAATTTGCTgtactcttattttaaaattttaaaatgactttttaaaaggtcattttcaTGTTCCATCAAAGTTGGTTCAGCTCTATTATTTAATTTGTAGATGATGAATCTTAAATATTCTTCATTCATTAAGTTATTATTTCTAGGGGGGACAGTGGGGGGAAACCATGCCATATCATTCACCATGGTAAAGGCTGGAGATAAATGGTGTGGGATCCAAGCAAATACATCCCTGTTAAGGTCGTGGGATGTGGGCGCACATCTGCTTTTGTACTGTTGAGAAGAATGCCGGTtgttatttattgagagagtttCACAGTATGTGGTCAACATTTCTGAtgttgaagttttaaaaactcCAATGTTTTAAATATCCCTTGGACATTTTATGTCTTCCTTGTAAGGCATAATGCCTTGTTTAGTGTTAATTATGTGGTGTTTCTCTATGTCTTGAAATAGAGAagtctaaatatttattgatgtgtTTTTACAAATAGCATGAAAATAAAGCTATTTACAAAAGTTTCTTGTTtagtttatggtttttttttcctttttccttcttgatttgTTGTTCCTTCTGAATGCCCAAGCACTGTAAGTTTATAACTGTAGGTCACACCCACCTAGAGACTCCTGCGAGCGCAGGCACTCCTTAGTTCCACTCCTGTTCACAAAGGTGTATTTGATGCTTTTTCCAAGTCCTTGCAGTCCCCCACCTTGAGAATCTCCgttttacagaaaatattcattttgtttccGTATAAACAACTGTTATTCAGTCGGAGCTCTTTAAAATTTTGCGAATattaatacatgttttttaaaaagagctctcatttaaattattttgtgaaatgGTTTTTCAATTATACATTCTTTTCCCTCTTAATGAAGCTGGGGGCTAAACTGTACATTACATTCTTCCTTAGAACTCGAACAATTTTTGTAATGGGGGGGAAAGCAGGAAAAGTGAGTTGGCTGAGTGTTTCAACTGCCTAGGGTCTAAGTGAGAAGGTCTTATTTTCTTATCTCAAGACGTGGACCCTTAACAATCACCAAGTGTAATGCTGTTCCAGTGCTTCACAAGTATAGTGATGGTTCAAATATTTCTAAACCTGAAAGTTTGGATTTAAATGCCCCCTGGGTCAGTGGGAGTACATCCAGCTTTCACAGCAGAAACAAAGGCTGTCATCTCATGACTTGGAAAGCATTTGAGCTGCCTGGAAGAGAATGTATTCTCAATCTGAAAGGGAGGACAATTTGTGCACCTATGGGGAAGGCCAGGTAGAGTGTGTGCCTGTCTCTGACTCAGGACCTACTTCCCGGGCACATTCGTAGCCTTCAGCAGGAGGAAGTATGGCACAAGCCCACGCTTGTCTTAAGTTGCTGGGTAACTGCAGACAAAAAACAGCGACTTGGAGCCTCTATGCTCTCCCCTGAATATTAAGTATACTAGTCTCTTCGTAACTCCTATGGTACTTGCTCAGAATGAGGGAGATGGACAGAACAGCGATCTTTAAATATCGAGGTAAACACATGCAAACCATTCTGGAAGAACCAGAAATGCCAGCACCAACTCCTTCCTTAACCCCAAGTCAAGGTCAATGTGTTTTAGGCTGTGGGAAAGAAAACTTCCTTGGGTTTCTCAGTGTTCTTGTAAAAGTTCTCACCTCTTCACATACCATAAGTGTTAATCTGTCATTTGTCTCATGAATTGCTCTGATCTTAAGAGATGATAAAATTTTTCTAATCTCCTAAAAGAGGACCCAATGGTTACATCCAGGCACAGGCATCAGGTTAAGCCTCAGGGTGGTGGGAGACTGGAAGGCTAGCCCTCCAAACATTTACAGGTCAAAAGAGATAAAGCCACAGACTTTGGAGGCACCTAAAGGTCTTATCAATGGAGAAGAGGGGTAATCTGACTCTTGGAAAGATTTACTTATATAACACGGGGTTAGAGTTGGGATTTAGTTTCAGCAAGTTATGAAGGAGACCCTTCAAGGAGGACAGTGGAACAAAGTCCTCCTTCCCCTTTATAAGCAGAGACGATTGTATCCCCCAGCTCCCCTTTTTGGAGTGAGACAACTCATCCCGCTTTCGTCACATTACCCCAGGCATAAGGCCTGAGGCAAGCAGGAAGTGATACTTCTGCTTTATTGCCTCACTGGGAGGcaataaataagaaatcagtCTGATGCAGAACATCTCCATATGCATtcagtataaaattttaagatatgaaTATGACAATCTCCACATAAGCCTTGTTGATTTGAAAAGTTAACAAGGTgactgaaaagaaagatgaagaagctTCAGCTGGTTCATGCGTTGTTTGAGAGAAGAGGCTGTGAAGAATCAGACTGGTCTGACCGTGGCTTTGCATTCCTAATGCCTTCTGTGTGGCTAGAGGTCAAATTTCTCCATTCATCGAAACCTCATTGCTCCTCTCGTTAAAAGGGTACAAGAATAGAACCTCCTCCATGTAGTTGTTACAGAACGAAGCATTATAATTTGAGTAAATTGCTAAGCAGTGCCGAAGAGATGATGGTGACCCCTGAATTTCTGGAAAAGAAGGGGGACGATCTGACCCAAGCACCAGTGTTCTGTTGCTGTTGCAACAAATTATCACAACTTTAGTAGCTTAAGACAATACACACTTACACTCTtctagttctggaggtcagaagtcagaAGTTAGTTCTACTGGACTATAGTCAAGGTGGCCTCAGTGCTGGCACCTTCTGAAAACCCCAGGAGAGAGTCCATTGCCTTGATCGTTCCAGCTTCCGGAGGCCATCAGCCTTCCACAGATCATGGCCATCTTTCTGAAACTTCCCGGCAATCAGCATGGCCTTCTCAATCTCTTTCTTGTCCTTCTGCACTGCTACCTCCCCTTCTGTCTGATTCTGACTTCTGCATCCCTTTCATGAGAATCCTTGTGATTATATCAGGCCCACCcaggataatccagaataatcttccCATTGCAAGATCCTGAATGTAATCACACCAACAAAGTTTATTTTACAATGAAGGTAGAAGTTATATACGAATTGTGTAGGTTCTGGGGATGagaatgtggacatctttggcAACCCATTATTCAACCTTCCACAAGAGACCTGAATTCCAGTGTTCGAAGCACTTTTCATTAGACTAACAAAATGTACCTGTTGCAGAAGGGCAGTTTGAGATTGTGGGAGGAACCAAAATGGTACCAACACTGGCTAATGGTCAATAAATGCAGCTACTGTTAATGTTCTTAAGTTAAACCAAAGGAGATTTAAGTCTTTCCGCCAGATTGCTACTACTGGAAAGCTTTCAAGTGAACCCAAATATATTTATCACACAACGGGAGGGAAGACATGAATGACTGGAAGAGCAAGAGGAGGGTCTGGGTCCGCATCCACCGTGGGTCCTCTTGCTTGCTCTTGTGAGAATGTATACAATTTCTGGACATGAGCAGCTCTGTTTCAAAGctccattttcctttccaatGAACTTTTGAACTGGACAAAAGTAACTTTAAAACTGAACCAGTCAGGGTGATTGTTTTGCAAGCAGTTGTTGGTAAAACCAACAGGACAGTTGGTGGCCAGACTAAAAACTACTGGTCTGGCTTTCTGAGAGCAGAGTAGTTCATGAGCGCATAAGAGTGGTCTCATCAGACAGCACCAATATATTTGATCAACGTGTGAACACATTTGGCTCAATCTGTTAGTACCAGTCAtgacttttttccctcctcctcccttacTCAAGTCATgtgactgcccctcccccaacccttctTCTGCTCATAAAATCTTTGCTCCCTCAGCTTGGGTGTGGCACTTTTCTGGTTACACTGGAATCTGCGTTTCCTCCTGGAATTGCCATTCAGAAACTCCAAATAAAGGcctttgtttttcagttctgcctccttttcttggTTGACACTCATAGATATGAAAGCTTTCTTGTAGCAAActaaaaagggaagagagggtATCACATGAAATCGTCCACATGAAGTTGAGATTTGGCATACCAGACAGCTTTCCGCTGGGAACATCAAGATAGCAAGTGGAGGACGGAGTATTTGAGAGGATGGCCACCGGTCGATGAGGGCAGGAACGATGTTCTTTCTTCAGATCAGTCTTAGAACAGTGAGATGTAGTGTGACCATTGACTCTGAGAAACCAACAGGAAATAGCAATGGAAGCAGCACCTGAGGTTTCCTGGGAAAGAAGCCAGGACCGAAGAAGAGGAATGATGGCTGATCCCATTCTGTGAAGATGATTCCTTGTTTGGGAGTTCTTCTGAGATATCTCTAGAGAATTccagaaactgacaaactgtgAGCTCTATGAGAGATAGACGTCCAGCAATACCAATGTAGATTAGTGGTATCTCTGCTGgaacagaaaaattttaagatgagAGTTCTGTTTTATCTAAACATCTCCATAAAacagaggctgaggcagaagtCTTATTAAGTTCACCAGCCCACATCTGGGACCTTATCTTCACCTGTGTGCGTGGCGTTCCTTGGGGATGATTTCATCCTCTGCCCTCAGAGTGATAGCGACAGGTA
Coding sequences:
- the LOC125093822 gene encoding growth-regulated alpha protein-like — translated: MARAAAAPRALRLLGAALLLLLLLPAGRRAAGAPVAAELRCQCLQTVQGIHLKNIQNVVVTPSGPHCEQTEVIATLKNGQEVCLNPEAPLVRRLINKMLNKASTN